The region AAGGTTCAGGCAATTCAATCAATTTGGCATTGAGCTTCTGGGGGTTCAAGATTCAACGGCCGATGTTGAAGTAATCGCTTTGATGGATATGCTTTTGCAAATGTTCAAACTTGAAAATGTAGAACTGCATTTATCTAGCATTGGTTGTGATGTTTGCCGTCCTCCTTACAAAAAAATATTAATCAAAGAATTAGAAAAAATTAAAGATCAACTTCCACAAGATTTCTTGCCACGGATCCAAACGAATCCTCAAAGAGTTTTTGACTTGAAAGACGAGAACGCAAAAAAACTTTCAGAGAATTTGCCAGTATTGATGGATCACTTATGTCCGGAATGTGCGAATCACTTTGATGGCGTAAAAAAAGGTTTAACGGTTCTTCAAATTCCATTCGTCATCGACCCTAAAATTGTGCGTGGACTTGATTACTACACAAAAACAGCATTTGAATTTGTGAGTTCTGATCTCGGCGCCCAATCCACGGTTTGTGGAGGTGGTAGATATGATAAACTCGTAGAGCAATTCGGTGGACCGGCAACTCCAGCCGTGGGATTTGGAATGGGTCTAGAGAGATTTGTTCTGATTCTCCAAGAGAAAGGCTATAACGTACCTACGAATATGGAAGTTTCAGTGGTCTACGATGAAGCGGCAAAGGACACAGCCTTCACCCTTTCGCATTCATTGAGAGCCCATGGATTTAAAGTGGATATCGATTTACAAAGTAAAAATATAAAAAATCAACTCAAGCGTGCAGACAAAGTGGGATCGCTGGCCTCCATCGTGATTGGTTCTCAGGAATTGGGCAGCAATACGGTGATGCTGAAAGACATGAAAGCCCATGATCAAAAAGCCATTCCCGCGGACATTAAAACTGTCATTGAAGAATTAAACCAAATATTAAGAAGAATTAAACGAGACTAGAGGACAAAATGAAATTCGTTTCTGAATTAAAGAGAACGCATTACTGTGGAGATTTAAACGCACAAGCCGAAGGCAAGAAAGTCATCTTGATGGGCTGGGTGGATGGAAGACGCGATCATGGCGGTCTTGTATTCATCGATTTAAGAGACCGAACAGGTCTGGTGCAATTGGTTTTAAATCCCAGCGAAGCAGCAATGTCTACGGCAAAGGATTTTAGAGGCGAATACGTGATCGCGATTTCTGGAACCGTGAGAAAGCGTCCTGAGGGAATGGTAAATACAAAGCTTCCAACTGGTGCAGTGGAAG is a window of Bdellovibrionota bacterium DNA encoding:
- the hisS gene encoding histidine--tRNA ligase, whose amino-acid sequence is MKLTSIKGMNDILPPEIHIWQTLEQSLRFICTRFGFEEIRTPVLEQTALFKRGVGEDTDIVEKEMYSFTDKGGENISLRPEGTASVVRSLVENSWFRANPVTKLYYIGPMYRYERPQKGRFRQFNQFGIELLGVQDSTADVEVIALMDMLLQMFKLENVELHLSSIGCDVCRPPYKKILIKELEKIKDQLPQDFLPRIQTNPQRVFDLKDENAKKLSENLPVLMDHLCPECANHFDGVKKGLTVLQIPFVIDPKIVRGLDYYTKTAFEFVSSDLGAQSTVCGGGRYDKLVEQFGGPATPAVGFGMGLERFVLILQEKGYNVPTNMEVSVVYDEAAKDTAFTLSHSLRAHGFKVDIDLQSKNIKNQLKRADKVGSLASIVIGSQELGSNTVMLKDMKAHDQKAIPADIKTVIEELNQILRRIKRD